The sequence TGGCGGGCTGGAGGATGCCGGAGCGCACCCCGTAGGCGATGCGGTGGGTGATCGCCCGGGTCTTGCCGGTGCCCGCGCCGGCCAGCACGCACACCGGGCCGCGCAGGGCGGTGGCCACCTCGCGCTGCTCGGGGTCGAGCCCTTCGAGCACCGCGTCGGCCGAGTCCGGGACGGCCGGTACCTGCGGGAAGAGGGTGGAGTGCGTTGCTGCTGTCACACAGCCATGCTGCCAGGTCGCCCGGGGCGGCCGCGGCGGTTGTCCACAGGCGGGACCTCATTGTCGTACTAACGCCCTGGTGGGAGGGGTATACCCCCGGTGGGAATGGCGGGGCGCTCCCTTGCGTTCTCCCTCCGGACGACCTTTCCGAGCTGCCTGAGGAGCGCGAGAGACATGCAGGGCACTGTGACGATGTACAGCACGACTTGGTGCGGTTACTGCCGTCGGCTGAAGAGCCAGATGGAGCGGGAGGGCATCGCCTACACCGAGATCAACATCGAGCAGGACCCCGAGTCCGCGGCCTTCGTGGAGAAGGCGAATGGCGGAAACCAGACGGTCCCGACCGTGCTCTTCGCGGACGGCACCACGATGACGAACCCTTCGCTGGCCCAGGTCAAGCAGAAGCTCGCGGCCTGACGCGGTCGACGGAGAAGGGCGGCCCCGGACATCCGGGGCCGCCCTTGTCGTGTCTCAGACGAAGCTGCGCGTCGGCAGTGGCTTGCCGTACCACATCTCGATCAGGCGGGCGGCGATGGAGATGCCGTAGGGCGGCAGGACCGTACCGGCCTCGAAGGCGTCGTGCAGTTCCTCGCGGGAGAACCAGCGGGCCTCGGAGATCTCGTCGCCGTCGACGTCGATGTCGGTGGTGGTGGCGCGCGCCATGAAGCCGAGCATCAGGCTGGACGGGAAGGGCCAGGGCTGGCTCGCCACGTACTCGACGGCGCCGACGGTGACGCCGACCTCCTCGGCGACCTCGCGGCGCACCGCGTGCTCGATGGACTCGCCGGGCTCCACGAAGCCGGCCAGCGTGGAGAAGCGGCCCTCGGGCCAGTGCACCTGGCGGCCGAGCAGGATCCGGTCGTCCGCGTCGGTCACGGCCATGATCACGGCGGGGTCGGTGCGCGGGTAGTGCTCGGCGCCGCACGCCTGGCAGCGGCGGATGTGGCCGGCCGCCGCGATCACGGTCCGCTCGCCGCAGCGGGAGCAGAAGCGGTGGGTGCGCTGCCAGTTCTCCAGGCCGACGGCGTGCACCATGAGCGCGGTGTCGCGCGGGGACAGCAGCAGGCCCGCCTCGCGCAGGCCCGCCGGGCGCGCGGACTGGTCGATGCGGCCGGGCAGCGCGTCCTTCTGGAGCGCGAAGTAGGCGACGCCGTCCTCGTCGATGCCGAGGAAGTAGCGGTGCGCCTCGGTGAGCGGGGCCTCGAAGGAGGGGGTCATGACGACTTCGGTGCGGCCGTCGGCCGTCTCGTCGATGAGCACCTGGCCGCCGGAGACCACGAAGCAGCGGGTCGTGGGGTGGCTCCACGCCGCCGCGAGCCAGGCCTCGTCCAGCCGGTGGTGGGCGGCGCGGTCGATGCCGCAGGGGGCGGTCAGCGAGATGGGTCGGTCGGCTGTGTCGTCGGTCCAGGTGGTCACGGGTGCTTCCAACTCCCCCAGTACGGCGGTTCGGTTCGGCGGTCGGTTCGGGCGGGCGTACGGCATGCGTACGGGACGCACCGGGTCGGGCGCGGGCGGGGCGGTGTCTTAAGTGTGCCTCCCGCCCGTGGCGCCCTTCCTCACGGTGCCGCTGGTCAGGGCGTGGGCCGCCAGTTCTCGGCCAGGTCGGTCCACAGGTAGGCGCTGGTCTCGACGCCCTTGAGGAGGAGGTCGAGTTCCACCTTCTCGTCGGGCGCGTGCCAGCCGTCGGAGGGGACGGAGATCCCCAGGAAGAGGACGGGGGCGCCGAGGACCTCCTGGAGGTCGGCGGCGGGTCCGGAGCCGCCCTCGCGGGTGAAGCGGACCGGGCCCTCGAAGGCGCGGCCCATCGCGCGGGCCACCGACCGGAGCGCCGGGTGGTCGAGCGGGGTCAGGCAGGGGCGGGTCGCGGAGCCGAAGTCGATCTCGCAGCGGATCCCGGCGGGCACCTGCTCGGCGGCCCAGGCGCGGACCGCCTTCTCGATGTGGTCGGGGTCCTGCCCGGCGACCAGCCGGAAGGACAGCTTCACCAGGGCGGAGGACGGGATGATCGTCTTGCTGCCGGGGCCCTGGTAGCCGCCGCCGATCCCGTTGACCTCGGCGGTCGGGCGGGCCCAGATGCGCTCCAGGGTGGTGTGTCCGGCCTCACCCAGGGTCGCGCGGGACTTGGCGGTGCGCAGCCAGCGCTCCTCGTCGAAGGGCAGCTCGGCGAAGAGTTCGCGCTCGCGGTCGGTCAGCTCCACGACACCGTCGTAGAAGCCGGGGACGGCCACCCGCCCCCGCTCGTCGTGCAGGGCGGCGACCAGGCGGGCGACGGCGGTGGCCGGGTTGGGCACGGCGCCGCCGAAGGAGCCGGAGTGGATGTCCTGGTCGGGGCCGTACAGCCGGATCTCGCACTCGGCGAGGCCGCGCATGCCGGTGCACACCGTGGGGGTGTCCTCGGCCCACATGCCGGTGTCGGAGACGATCACGGCGTCGGCCGCCAGGCGCTCGGCCCGCTCCTCCACCAGGGCCCGGAAATGCGGGGAGCCGGACTCCTCCTCGCCCTCGATCAGCAGTTTGAGGTTGACGGCGGGGGCGGTGCGGCCGGTGGCGGCGAGGTGGGCGCGTACGCCCAGGGTGTGGAAGAAGACCTGGCCCTTGTCGTCGGCGGCGCCGCGCGCGTAGAGGCGGTTTCCGCGCACGACGGGCTCGAAGGGCTCGCTGTCCCAGCCGTCCTCGCGGGCGGCGGGCTGCACGTCATGGTGGCCGTAGACCAGCACGGTCGGCGCGTCCGGGTCACCGGAGGGCCACTCGGCGAAGACGGCCGGGGCGCCGTCGGTGGGCCAGACCTCGACGGTAGCGAAACCGGTCTCGGTCAGTTTCGCGGCGAGCCAGTCGGCGCTGCGCCGCACATCGGGCGCGTGGTCGGGCCGGGCCGACACGGAGGGGATGCGCAGCCATGCGGTGAGGTCGTCGAGGAAGGCGGCGCGGTGCTGCTCGATGTACGTGCGGACGGCGCTGTCCGGGGTCTGGCTCATGCTCACGAGCCTATCGGCCCGTGACCGCATCCCCGGCGGGCGGTTCGTCACACTCGGGGGGCGCGCTGGATCACGTCGCCCGCCCCGTCCGCTGCCCCGGGCCCGCCGGTGAGCAGCCGTTCCAGCGCGGCACGGCCGGGCAGGTCCCGGGGGCGTACGGCCTCCCCGGTGCGCACGTACAGGAACGTGGCGGTGACCGCGTCGAGCGGGACGCCCTGCTGTTCGGCCCAGGCCAGCCGGTACACGGCGAGCTGGAGCGGGTCGGCGGTGTGCTCCCGGCCGGTCTTCCAGTCCACGATCTCGTACGTCGCCGACGCGCCCTCGCCCTTCCGGTAGACGGCGTCGATCCGGCCGCGTACGACCCGCCCGGCGAGGACGAGCTGGACCGGCTCCTCCACGCGGTACGGCGTGCGCCGGGCGTACTCGGTGCGCTCGAAGGCTTCCTTGAGCGCTTCCAGGTCCTGTTCGTCGGCGATCTCGGCGTCGGCGCCGGGCAGCTCGTCGGGCTCCAGCAGGGGCAGCGCCAGCTCCTCGTAGCGCGACTCCACCCAGGCGTGGAAGCGGGTGCCCCGGCGTGCGGCCCGCTGCGGGGGGCGCGGCATGGGGCGCGCGAGTTCCTGCGCGAGCCCGTCCGGGTCCTCGGCCAGCCGCAGCAGCTGGGTGGCGGTGAGCGTCGGGGGCAGGGGTACGTCCGTGACGGCGCGGCGGGCGAGCAGCAGTTCCCCGGCGAGGGCGTCCAGATCGCGGTCCCAGGAGGCGGTCAGGCGGGACTCCTCGGGGGTGAGGGAGGGGTGAGGGCCCGGCTCGGCGGGGGCGGGGGCCTGGTGGGGGATGGCGGGGGCGCCGCCGGCGTGCGGGGCGCCGCCGCAGGGCTCGTCGCCGTGCGGCTCGGGGTCCGGCCCGGCGTCGTACGGGTCTTCGTACGGCGGCTCGTCGTCGGCCTCGTCGTACGGCGGCTCGTCGTACGGCTCGTCGTACGGCTCGTCGTACGGCGGTTCCTCCGGGGGTGCCGGCCAGTCCGGGTCCTCGTAGGCGGCGGGGTCGGCGGGGGCCGGGCCGGTGCCGGGCAGGGTGTCGAGGTGGGCGAGGACCGTCTCGGCGGCGGCGCGGCGGCGGGCGAGGGCGCCGGCGTCCAGGGGCAGCGGCCAGGCCAGGTCGGCCTCGGACTCCCGCAGGGCCGGGTTCTCCTCGTCGTCGGCGGGCTCCTCGGCCCAGACCTCGATCTCGCCGTACCCGGCGGCGCAGTGTTCGTACAGCTCCCGGAGGAAGTCGGAGGGGCCGCGCTTCTTCTTCTGGCTGGGGCCCCACCAGTGGCCGGAGCCGAGCAGGAGGGAGCGGGGGCGGGTGAAGGTGACGTAGCCGAGGCGGAGTTCCTCGGTGTGCTGGTGCTCCTTCATGGCCTCGTGGAACGCCTTCATGCCGCGCGCGTCCCAGCCGTCCACGTCGGGCAGGGTGGCGGCGTCGCCGCGCAGCGCGTGCGGCAGCACCTTGGCCTGCGCGGTCCACTTGTCGCGGCCCTGGGCGCTGGGGAAGGTGCCGGTGACCAGGCCGGGCACGGCCACGACGTCCCATTCCAGGCCCTTGGACCGGTGCGCGGTGAGCACCTTGACGGTGTTCTCGCCGCCGGGCAGGGCGTTGTCGAGGCCCTTCTCGTACTGGGCGGCGGTGCGCAGGAAGCCCAGGAAGGCGAGCAGGGTGGCCTCGCCGTCGCCCGCGGCGAAGGCGGCGGCGACGTCGAGGAAGTTGGCGAGGGTCTCGCGGCGGCGGGCGGCCAGGGCGCCCGGGGACGCCGACAGCTCCACCTCCAGGCCGGTGACGGCGAGGACGCGGTGCAGGACGTCCATCAGCGGGTCGGACAACGCGCGGCGCAGATCGCGCAGTTCGGTGGCGAGGCGGGCGAAGCGCACGCGGGCGTCCGGGGAGAACGGCAGCCCGTCCTCGTCCCCGCCGCGGGCGTCCAGGAAGGTGTCCAGGGCGTCGGCGAGCGATATCACCTCGGCCGGGTCGGTGCCCTCCACGGCGGCGGCGAGGCGGCGGTCCGGGTCGTCGGTGTCACCGGCGCCCGCGTGGGCGACCAGCAGCCGGGCGCGGCGGCCGAGCAGGGCGAGGTCACGGGGGCCGATGCGCCAGCGGGGGCCGGTCAGCAGCCGTACCAGGCCGGCGTTGGCGCCGGGGTCCTGGAGGACCTCGCAGACGGCGACCAGGTCTGCGACCTCGGGCAGGTGCAGCAGCCCGGACAGGCCGACCACCTCGACCGGGACCTCCCGGGCGACCAGCGCGCCCTGGAGGGCGGCGAAGTCGGCGGCCGTACGGCACAGGACGGCGATCTCGCCGGGCGGGGTGCCGGTGCGCACGAGGTGGGCGACGGAGTCGGCGAGCCAGTCCAGTTCCTCGGCGTGGGTGGGCAGCAGGGCGCAGCGGACCAGGCCGTCGCGCTCGGCGCCGGGGGCCGGGCGCAGGGCCTCGACGCCCGCGTGCAGGGCGCGCAGGGGGGCGGCGAGTCCGTTGGCGAGGTCGAGGAGGCGGCCGCCGCTGCGGCGGTTCTCGCTGAGGGCCTGGCGGGTGGCGGGGGTTTTGTCGGCGTGGCGGAAGTGGTCGGGGAAGTCGTCCAGGTTGGCGACGGAGGCGCCGCGCCAGCCGTAGATGGCCTGGCAGGGGTCGCCCACGGCGGTCACCGGGTGGCCGGTGCCGGCGCCGAACAGGCCCGAGAGCAGGACGCGTTGGGCGACGGAGGTGTCCTGGTACTCGTCCAGGAGGACCACCCGGAACTCCTCGCGCAGCAGGCGGCCCACCTCGGGCAGCGTCGCGAGGCGGGCGGACAGGGCGATCTGGTCGCCGAAGTCGAGCAGGTCGCGTTCGCGTTTGGCGGCCCGGTAGCGCTGGACCAGTCCGGCGAGTTCGCGGCGGGCGGCGGCGGTCTCGGGGACCTTGCGCAGTTCGGCGTTGCTGAGTCTGGCGTCCTGGAGGGTGGTCAGCAACTCGGCGTCCCAGGCGCGCAGTTCGCCGGGTTCCACCAGGTGTTCGGAGAGTTCGGCGTCCAGGGCGAGCAGGTCGCCGACCAGGTCGGCGAAGGACCGGGTGAGCGCCGGGTAGGGGCCGGGGGCCTCGCGCAGCACACGGGCGGCGAGCTGGTAGCGGGTGGCGTCGGCGAGGAGGCGGGAGGCGGGCTCCAGGCCGATGCGCAGGCCGTGGTCGGTGAGGAGGCGGCCGGCGAAGGAGTGGTAGGTGGAGATGACCGGCTCGCCCGGGGGGTTGTCCGGGTCGATCGCGTCGGGGTCGGTGACGCCGGCCCTGACGAGGGCCTTGCGGACGCGTTCGGCCAGTTCGCCCGCGGCCTTGTTGGTGAAGGTCAGCCCGAGGACCTGCTCGGGGGCGACCTGTCCGGTGCCGACCAGCCAGACCACGCGGGCCGCCATCACGGTCGTCTTGCCCGAACCGGCACCGGCCACGATCACCTGCGGGGCGGGCGGCGCGGTGATGCAGGCCGTCTGCTCCGTGGTGAAGGGGATGCCGAGGAGCTCCTTGAGCTGCTCGGGATCGGTGAGATGGGCGGGCATGTCCAAAAAGGTAGCGGGGAGCACTGACAATCCGGTGCGCGGCGGCCATCAGGGCGGGGGTATGAGCAGGTCAGGGGCGTGGGGTGGGGTGCGCGGGGTGCGGTACGTCACTCCACGCCCGACGCCATTCCATGCCTGAGACCACTCCATGCCTGACGTCACTCCACCACGTGCCGTCCCTCCGGCCGTGCGCTGCACGAGGCGCGGAAGGCGCAGTGGGCGCAGTGCTGGCCGGCGCTCGGGCCGAACCGCTCGTCCAGGACCTTTCCGGCGGCGGTGGCGAGCAGCTCGCCGACCCACTCCCCGGTGAGCGGCTCCTGGGTCTGCACCTTGGGCAGGGTCTCGCCGCCGTCGCGCTTGGCGGCGCCCTGCCTCAGGTGCACCAGTTCGGCGCCGCCGGGCTCGGGGTGCTCCCCGTCGAAGGCGGTGTCGACGGCGCCCTCGCGGACGGCGAGCTGGTAGACGGCGAGCTGGGGGTGGCGCTCCACCTCGCGCACGGTGGGCGCCTGTTTGCCGGTCTTGAAGTCGACCACGTAGGCGCGGCCCTCGGCGTCCGTCTCGACCCGGTCCATCTGGCCGCGGACACGGACCTGGTAGTCGCCCGCCTCCAGGGTGACGTCGAAGTCCTGCTCACTGGCGACGGAAGTGCGGGTGGCGCGGTTCATCACATGCCAGTTGAGAAAGCGTTCGAGTGCGGCGCGGGCGTTGTCCTTCTCCTGGCGCGACTTCCAGGGCGCGTCGAAGGCGAGCGCGTTCCACACCGAGTCCAGGCGCTCCATGAGGACGTCCAGGTCGGCCGGGGTGCGCCCGGAGGCGACCTCGTCGGCGAGGACATGGACGACATTGCCGAAGCCCTGGGCGGTGGTGGCGGGCGCGTCGGCCTTCACCTCGCGGCCCAGGAACCACTGGAGGGCGCAGGTGTTGGCGAGCTGGTCCAGGGCGCTGCCGGACAGCACGACGGGCTGGTCGCGGTGGCGCAGCGGCACCTTGCTCTCGGTCTGGTCGAACATGCCCCACCAGCGGGAGGGGTGGGCGGCCGGGACGAGGGGGCGGTCGTCCTCGTCGGTGAGCGCGGCGAGCCGGGCCAGGCGGCGGGCCGCGGCCTCGCGCAGGGCGGGAGAGGCGTCCGGGTCGACGGTGGTGGCGCGCAGCTCGGCCACCAGCGCGGCGACGGCCAGCGGGCGGCGGGGGCGGCCGGTGACGTCCTTCGGCTCGACGCCCAGCTCGGTCAGGAACCGGGAGGGCTGGTCGCCGTCCTCGGCGGGTGCCTTCACGGCGGTGACGACCAGGCGGTCGCGCGCGCGGGTGGCGGCGGCGTAGAAGAGCCGGCGTTCCTCGGCGAGCAGCGCGCCCGGGGTGAGCGGTTCGGCGAGTCCGTCGCGGCCGATGCGGTCGGCCTCCAGGAGCGAGCCACGGCGTCTGAGGTCGGGCCACAGGCCCTCCTGGACACCGGCGACGACGACCAGGCGCCACTCCAGGCCCTTGGCGCGGTGCGCGGTCATCAGACGGACGGCGTCGGGCCGTACCGCGCGGCGGGTCAGTGTGTCGGCGGCGATGTCCTCGGCCTCGATCTCCGCCAGGAAGTTCAGGGCGCCGCGTCCGCCGGTGCGCTCCTCGGCGCGCGCGGCGGTGGCGAACAGGGCGCAGACGGCGTCCAGGTCCCGGTCGGCGTTACGGCCGGCCGCGCCGCCGCGCCGGGCGGCACGCTCCAGGCGGCCGGGCCAGGGCGTGCCGTTCCACAGGTCCCACAGCGCCTCCTCGGCGGTACCGCCGTTCGCGAGGCGCTCGCGGGCCGTGCGCAGGAGCGCGCCGAGCCGCTGGGCGCCGCGGGCGTACGACGGGTCGTGCACCGCCAGCCGCTCCGGCTCGGCGAGCGCCCGGGTGAGCAGCTCGTCGGAGGGCGGCGGCACCATGTTCCCGCCGGCCCGCTCCTCCTCCCGCAACGCCCGCCCCAGCCGCCGCAGATCGGCCGCGTCCATGCCGGCGAGCGGCGAGCCGAGCAGGGTGAGCGCGGTCTCGGTGTCGAGCCAGAAGGGACGTTCGGCGAGGGGGCTCGGGGAGGCCGTGGCCTGACCAGGGGCCGGGGAGTCCGAGACATGGCCGAGGGGCGGGGAGCCGGGTGCGGGCGGCTCCGCCAGGTCCGGAGAGCCGGACGTGGGCTCGTGCGCGTCCCTCTCCTCCGCATCCCTCTCCTCGCGGCCGGCTTCGCCCTGCTCCCCCCTCCCCGTCGCCTCCGCCCTCGCCACCGCGCGCAGGGCCGTCAGCAGGGGGGCCACTGCGGGCTCGTGGCGCAGGGGGAGGTCGTCGCCGTCGATGTCCAGGGGGACGCCCGCCGCGGTCAGGGCACGGCGCAGGGTCGGCAGGGAGCGGGCGCCGGCGCGCACCAGGACGGCCATCTCGCGCCAGGGGAGGCCGTCCTCCAGGTGGGCGCGGCGCAGGATGTCCGCGATGTTGTCCAGCTCGGTGCCCGGGGTCGGGTACGTGTAGACCTCGACCCGGCCGCCGTCCCGGGCCGCGGCCGGCTCCCGGTGGGCGCGCACCTTGTCGGCGGGCAGCCGGGTCAGCGGCATCCGCCGGGTGATCAGCCGGGTCGCGGCCAGCAGGTTCGCGCCGGAACGGCGGTTGGTGCGCAGCACCTGGACGGGCGCCGGTCCGCCGCCGGTGCGCGGGAAGGCCTCCGGGAAGCCGAGGATGCCGTTCACGTCGGCGCCCCGGAAGGTGTAGATCGACTGGTCGGGGTCGCCGAGCGCGACCAGGGTGCGGCCGCCGCCCGCCAGCGCGTGCAGGAGCCGTACCTGGGCCGGGTCGGTGTCCTGGTACTCGTCCACGTACACGGCGTCGTACCGCGCGGCGAGGGCCGTGGCGGCCTCGGGGCGGCGGGCGAGGAGGACCGCGCGGTGCACCAGCTCGGCGTAGTCGATCACGCCCTGGAGGTCGAGCACGTCCAGGTACTCGGCGAGGAACGCGGCGGCCGCGCGCCAGTCGGGGCGGCCGATGCGGCGGGCGAACGCGTCCAGGGCGCCCGGCGCGAGCCCCAGCTCGCGGCTGCGGGCGAGGACGGCGCGGACCTCGTCGGCGAAGCCGCGCGTGGTCAGGCAGGCGCGCAGCTCGTCCGGCCAGCGCACATGCGTCAGCCCCAGCCGCTCCAGCTCCGGCTGCCCGGCCAGCAGCTCCCGGACCGTGACGTCCTGCTCGGGGCCGGACAGCAGCCGCAGCGGCTCGACGAACAGCCCGCTGTCCTGATGGGCGCGGACCAGGGCGTAGCTGTACGAGTGGAACGTGGTCGCCCGGGGCGCGCGGGCCGCGCCGATGCGCAGGGCCATCCGGTCGCGCAGGTCGACGGCGGCCCGGCGGCTGAACGTGAGCACCAGGATGCGCTCGGGGTCGGCGCCCCGGGCGATCCGCGCGGCCACCGACTCGACCAGGGTGGTCGTCTTGCCGGTGCCGGGTCCCGCGAGCACCAGCAGGGGGCCGGCGCGGTGGTCAACCACGGCGCGCTGGGCGGCGTCCAGAACAGGAGGAGCCGTCCGGGACGGCGGGGTACGGACCAGGCGGTAAGCGCCACGGCTCCCCCGCCGCGCCTCGGGGCGCGACGGGTGTCCGGTGGAGAATGAGGAGCTCACGTGGTTGGCCGGTCCTGGTGGTCGTACTGCTGGTCGTGCGGGCGAGCGGGTGGTCGCGCGCGCGGGGCGGTGAGCTCCGGGTGAGGTGCGCACGGGCCGCCGGCGCGATACCGCCGACTCTCGAACGTACGGCATGCCACGGACGTCCCGGGAATCACCCGTACGAGGTACAGGTTGCCGCCGACCGCCCCCGATGGCGGAAGCTGTCAGGTGTGACCCGCGTCCGTACCGCCGTCCCACCGGGCCCGCCGCATGTCGAGCCGCGGCAGGTGACCCGCGGCACTTTTGCCCGCCTCGCGCAACGGTGTGCCCTCGGCCCGGTAGTGCGCCAGCGCGCGCAGCTCGTGGCCCGGCAGCAGCGCCCCGTCGGAGCGTACGACGCGCCACCACGGCACGGCGCCGCCGTACAGGGACATCACCCGGCCGACCTGGCGCGGGCCGCCGTCCTCCAGCCACTCGGCGACATCGCCGTACGTCATGACCCGTCCGGGCGGGATCAGCTCGGCGACCTCCAGGACCCGCTCGGCGTACTCGGGCAGGTCGTCCGGGTGCGTGTCGCGGGGCTCCGCGCCGGGGCTCTGCTCGCTCATTCGCCCCATCCTGCCGCACCCGGCCGACATCGCGGAGCCCGGTGGAGCGAACGTTCCTCTCGCCCCCGGGCGGCGCTTCCGGCAGACTGTGCGACCGCACATCGACACCCTGGCGCCCGCGTGTGTCGGTGGGACATGCCACCATCGTGCGGGCGGTGACCGGTGATACGAGACCAAGAAGAGATCATGAAACAGCAGGGAGTGCACCCCGAGGGCGGGTCGGGCACCCCTGACGCCGGCGCGCGCCCGGACACCGGCCGTACCGGCGAGGGCGGCCAGGACGCCCACCGGGATCCGCACCCCGCGGACACGGAACGCACCACGGCGGAACACGCCGAGGGGGAACGCACCGAGGGGGCGCACATCCCGCAGAACCCGCCGACCGACCGGAGCGGCTCCCCAGGCGACGCGGGAGACGCGGGAGACGCGGACGACCGCGATCCGCACGGCGATCCGCACACGGAACCGCACGCCGGCCACCCGGACCCGGACCACCAGGAGCCCGTGGAGGGCGACGAACCGCTGCTCCCCGCCCGGGTGCACCGGCCATCCGATCTGATGCGGCTCCTGGTCGGGCTGCTCGCCATCGTGGTGCTGCTGGCCGTCGCCGCGTTCGCGCACGGCACCACCTCCGGCCTCGAACAGGACATCAACAAGGGCACCGGGCAGGCCCCCGATCTGCTGATCAGATTCGCGGGGCTGGCCTCCAGCATCGCGATCCTGCTGGTCCCGGTCGCCTTCGCGATCGAACGGCTGATCAAACGGGACGGGCTGCGCATCGCCGACGGCGTCCTGGCCGCCGTCCTCGCCCACGGGGTGACACTCGCCACCGACCTGTGGGTCGCGCGGGCCGCCCCCGGCTCGATCCAGGACGCGCTGACCCAGCCCTCGCCGGTCGACGTGCACGCCCTGACCGACCCGGTGCACGGCTATCTGGCGCCCGTCATCGCCTATATGACGGCCGTCGGCATGTCCCGCAGACCCCGCTGGCGCTCGGTGCTGTGGATCGTGCTGCTGCTCGACGCGTTCTCCATGCTGGTCACCGGCTACACGACCGCCTTCTCCATCGTCCTGACCGTGCTGATCGGCTGGTCGGTGGCCTACGGCACGCTGTACGCGGTCGGCTCGCCCAATGTCCGCCCCACCGGCCAGACCCTGCTGGCGGGCCTGCGGCACGTCGGCTTCCGCCCGGTCGGCGCGGCCCGCGAGGAGGTCGTGGAGAGCGAGAACGGCGACCGGGGCCGGCGCTATTTCGTCACCCTGGAGGACGGCCCGCCGCTGGACGTCACGGTCGTGGACCGGGAACAGCAGGCCCAGGGCTTCTTCTACCGGGCGTGGCGCAACCTCACCCTGCGCGGCTTCGCCACCCGCTCCAGCCTCCAGTCGCTGCGCCAGGCGCTGGAGCAGGAGGCGCTGCTGGCCTACGCGGCGATCGCGGCGGGCGCCAACGCGCCGAAGCTGATCGCCACCTCCGAGCTGGGCCCGGACGCCGTGATGCTGGTCTACGAGCACACCGGCGGGCGCACGCTGGACGCGCTGGCCGACGAGGAGATCACCGACGATCTGCTGCGCAGCGCCTGGTCGCAGGTGCGCGCCCTCCAGTCGCGGCGCATCGCGCACCGCAGGCTGGCCGGGGACGCGATCCTGGTGGACCCGGCCGGCAAGGTGATCCTGGCGGAGCTGCGCGGCGGCGAGATCGCGGCCGGTGAGCTGCTGCTGCGCATGGACGTGGCCCAGCTGCTGACCACGCTGGGCCTGCGGGTCGGCGCGGAGCGCGCGGTGGCCTCGGCGGTCGAGGTGCTCGGGCCCGACGCGGTGGCCGACTGCCTGCCGATGCTCCAGCCGATCGCGCTCACCCGTTCCACCCGCAACACGCTGCGCCGGCTGGGCCGCGAGCGTGCCCAGCGGGAGCGGGAGGCGGTCCTGGAGGCGTCCCACCAGGCCAAGCTGGCCCGGCTGCGGGAGGCTGCGGAGGCGGACGGGACGGCCCTCGCCGAGGGCGCCGACGCCGAGGAGCGGCTCGACAGGCTCAGCAGACTCGACAAGTCCAGTAAGCCCAACAAGTCCGAAAA is a genomic window of Streptomyces sp. WP-1 containing:
- a CDS encoding mycoredoxin — translated: MQGTVTMYSTTWCGYCRRLKSQMEREGIAYTEINIEQDPESAAFVEKANGGNQTVPTVLFADGTTMTNPSLAQVKQKLAA
- the nudC gene encoding NAD(+) diphosphatase; amino-acid sequence: MTTWTDDTADRPISLTAPCGIDRAAHHRLDEAWLAAAWSHPTTRCFVVSGGQVLIDETADGRTEVVMTPSFEAPLTEAHRYFLGIDEDGVAYFALQKDALPGRIDQSARPAGLREAGLLLSPRDTALMVHAVGLENWQRTHRFCSRCGERTVIAAAGHIRRCQACGAEHYPRTDPAVIMAVTDADDRILLGRQVHWPEGRFSTLAGFVEPGESIEHAVRREVAEEVGVTVGAVEYVASQPWPFPSSLMLGFMARATTTDIDVDGDEISEARWFSREELHDAFEAGTVLPPYGISIAARLIEMWYGKPLPTRSFV
- a CDS encoding dipeptidase, which translates into the protein MSQTPDSAVRTYIEQHRAAFLDDLTAWLRIPSVSARPDHAPDVRRSADWLAAKLTETGFATVEVWPTDGAPAVFAEWPSGDPDAPTVLVYGHHDVQPAAREDGWDSEPFEPVVRGNRLYARGAADDKGQVFFHTLGVRAHLAATGRTAPAVNLKLLIEGEEESGSPHFRALVEERAERLAADAVIVSDTGMWAEDTPTVCTGMRGLAECEIRLYGPDQDIHSGSFGGAVPNPATAVARLVAALHDERGRVAVPGFYDGVVELTDRERELFAELPFDEERWLRTAKSRATLGEAGHTTLERIWARPTAEVNGIGGGYQGPGSKTIIPSSALVKLSFRLVAGQDPDHIEKAVRAWAAEQVPAGIRCEIDFGSATRPCLTPLDHPALRSVARAMGRAFEGPVRFTREGGSGPAADLQEVLGAPVLFLGISVPSDGWHAPDEKVELDLLLKGVETSAYLWTDLAENWRPTP
- a CDS encoding UvrD-helicase domain-containing protein, with translation MPAHLTDPEQLKELLGIPFTTEQTACITAPPAPQVIVAGAGSGKTTVMAARVVWLVGTGQVAPEQVLGLTFTNKAAGELAERVRKALVRAGVTDPDAIDPDNPPGEPVISTYHSFAGRLLTDHGLRIGLEPASRLLADATRYQLAARVLREAPGPYPALTRSFADLVGDLLALDAELSEHLVEPGELRAWDAELLTTLQDARLSNAELRKVPETAAARRELAGLVQRYRAAKRERDLLDFGDQIALSARLATLPEVGRLLREEFRVVLLDEYQDTSVAQRVLLSGLFGAGTGHPVTAVGDPCQAIYGWRGASVANLDDFPDHFRHADKTPATRQALSENRRSGGRLLDLANGLAAPLRALHAGVEALRPAPGAERDGLVRCALLPTHAEELDWLADSVAHLVRTGTPPGEIAVLCRTAADFAALQGALVAREVPVEVVGLSGLLHLPEVADLVAVCEVLQDPGANAGLVRLLTGPRWRIGPRDLALLGRRARLLVAHAGAGDTDDPDRRLAAAVEGTDPAEVISLADALDTFLDARGGDEDGLPFSPDARVRFARLATELRDLRRALSDPLMDVLHRVLAVTGLEVELSASPGALAARRRETLANFLDVAAAFAAGDGEATLLAFLGFLRTAAQYEKGLDNALPGGENTVKVLTAHRSKGLEWDVVAVPGLVTGTFPSAQGRDKWTAQAKVLPHALRGDAATLPDVDGWDARGMKAFHEAMKEHQHTEELRLGYVTFTRPRSLLLGSGHWWGPSQKKKRGPSDFLRELYEHCAAGYGEIEVWAEEPADDEENPALRESEADLAWPLPLDAGALARRRAAAETVLAHLDTLPGTGPAPADPAAYEDPDWPAPPEEPPYDEPYDEPYDEPPYDEADDEPPYEDPYDAGPDPEPHGDEPCGGAPHAGGAPAIPHQAPAPAEPGPHPSLTPEESRLTASWDRDLDALAGELLLARRAVTDVPLPPTLTATQLLRLAEDPDGLAQELARPMPRPPQRAARRGTRFHAWVESRYEELALPLLEPDELPGADAEIADEQDLEALKEAFERTEYARRTPYRVEEPVQLVLAGRVVRGRIDAVYRKGEGASATYEIVDWKTGREHTADPLQLAVYRLAWAEQQGVPLDAVTATFLYVRTGEAVRPRDLPGRAALERLLTGGPGAADGAGDVIQRAPRV